In Desulfurobacterium indicum, the genomic window AAAGCTTCAATCATTCCTATAACGGTTCCAAGAAGTCCAAGGAGCGGAGCAATGGAAGAGGCAAGCCTTATGAAACCTACCCCTTTTTCACAGTCAGCTATTATCATGGAGCCTTTTATACTTAGTAGGTTTTCTATAACTTCTATTGATTGTATTCCGACAGATTCTATTATTTTCCTGATTTCCGGCTTAAAACCGTGCTTTTTTACTTTTCTGTAGAACCTGTTGAGGGAGAATACTCTTTCCAGAAAAACTCCCAGTGTAATTATGGACAGCAGAAAAATTACATATCCTACAAAACCGCTCTTTGCAAGAAGTTCCATTTTAGTCCTCGTCTTCTACCAGCTCTTCTATCTTTTTAGCTTCTCTTTCCGGTGGAACAAGAAGAACCGGAATATCCGCTTCATCTGTTACTTTCTGTGCGACACTACCAAACCAGAAAAGGTTGTATTTCATTCTTGCTTCTTCGTGTGTTCCGATGATTCCCATGGCTATGGATGTTGCGTTTTCTTTTTGTGCCAGATCAAGTATTGCATCTGCCGGTTCGTTGTTTTGAATAATTTTATATGTTGCTTCTTTTATACCAGTTGATTTTATGTGTTCTACGATTTCTTTCAATTTTTCTTCAGTTTCTAAATCTTTATCTCCATTTTTGAGAACATGAACTACTGTTACTTTATCGATGAGAGGTTGAAATTTAAGGAGGTATTCTATAGTTCTGAATGAGTTTTTGGATAGGTCTGTTGCTAAGATTATATTTTCAAAAATGCTTACTTTTTCATGCTCTTTAAATGTTGACGGAAATACAAGGACAGGAAACGCAGTTACTTTTATGAAAGTCAGAGCTGTAGAACCGAGGCTGCTAAAGAGAATTCCG contains:
- a CDS encoding universal stress protein, producing the protein MKVLFPTIFEKFSFGILRELIKLKKAGLKEIVFLYVIEPEKVIVPKTGELLKSELEKEKKKAEEGFKKWKLLLEEYGIEASYHVKMGKAVEKILETAIEENTDLVILGHRKKRSFFGILFSSLGSTALTFIKVTAFPVLVFPSTFKEHEKVSIFENIILATDLSKNSFRTIEYLLKFQPLIDKVTVVHVLKNGDKDLETEEKLKEIVEHIKSTGIKEATYKIIQNNEPADAILDLAQKENATSIAMGIIGTHEEARMKYNLFWFGSVAQKVTDEADIPVLLVPPEREAKKIEELVEDED
- a CDS encoding MotA/TolQ/ExbB proton channel family protein, producing MELLAKSGFVGYVIFLLSIITLGVFLERVFSLNRFYRKVKKHGFKPEIRKIIESVGIQSIEVIENLLSIKGSMIIADCEKGVGFIRLASSIAPLLGLLGTVIGMIEAFHNVAGSGYNVNPAQLANGIWTALLTTAEGLCVAIPAYFGYFYLTNLIEKIELALKEDMEEVLIEVYGDRVQKEKR